From Zea mays cultivar B73 chromosome 3, Zm-B73-REFERENCE-NAM-5.0, whole genome shotgun sequence:
CCATATGAACTTCTGGCTCTTCTTCGCCTGCGGCGTCAGGCCCGTGTAATTCTTCCATTGACGCAGCACGTCCCTTAGATCGTGCAGCTTGTTCCCGAGCCCCACGCAGCAGTTGGCGTGCATGGTGCACGCCGCGGCCATGTCGATGTGGAAGATCCGGCAGAAGCTGCCGAAGCGCGCCGTGTCGAGGAACTGGACACGCGCGCCCAGGTCGCGGGCGAGCTCGTGCTTGATGTCGTTGAAGATGGCCTGCTCGTGGTTCGCCGGGAACCGCGCCCGCGCTGCGCGCCACCGCCGCAGCATCTCCACCGTCCGGCTCGTCGCCTTCACGTAGAAGAACCCCGTGTTGGGCCAGTTGTCCAGTCCGTCGGCGTCTCCGTAGAACACGTCGCTCGACGTCGTCATGTCCGCGAACACGCTGATGTGCCGGAACGGGTTGCGGAACCACACGATGTCCACGTCCTGCACGCCACATCTTGGACGGACAGTCGCCGCCGTGTCGTCAGCCCAGATCAGGAGGAAACTTGGGATTGTTCAACGATGATTGGTGGTGGTGCCGACGCGTACCGTGAAGAGGAAGTTGTAGCCGAGCTCCAGGATGCGCTGCAGCAGGGAGAGCTTGGTCCAGACGAGTTCAATGTAGGCCTCGCTCATGTAGTTGTTGGCGGAGCTGAGGTCTATGGTCTTCACCTCCAGGAGGTAGCAGTGTGGGTGCACGGCCCTGCAGTGGCTGAACGCCTTGGCGTCGACGGCGACGACGAGGACGTTGTTCAGGAGGTGGCCGATCCCTTCACCGGCCTGGAAACTCTCGCGGAAGAGGCCCAGCAGCGAGTCGGGACGCGCGAACGCTTCGTTCACCGACGTGATGATCACTGTCCTGTCGTCGGTGGCCACCTTGGGCAGCAGCCGGGCCAAATCTGCAAATTCAGACTAAGGGTATATATGCAGTTCATCAGTTTCGCCGTTCTGGCATTTGGGTGTTGCACGCGGCCGGAAAACACAACAAGATTTTTACACCCAAATAATTATGTATGCTTTCCTGAAATTGCAGCaatttcttcttttttttatcATATATTTTGACAAACACACACATAGCAACTGTAACCAATGAGTATGATACAAGTCGGTGTACGGTGTACCTGACATCTACACGAGAAACACAATTTGCCACGTTATACATTTGATGTAGAATAAAACCTCCGAGTATGCACTTTAGATTTCTTTTCCTACTAATAATGATATTTAAGGATATATTTGGAGACAGTATGTTACTGATGGTTAGTTAAAGATATATAGATCTAATCATTTAAGAGAGTTAGATGTTTAGATCTAAGGGATGTTTTAATGCaatagaactaatagttagtggTTAAAATTAGTTACAGACATTCAAACACCCTAGCTAATATTtaagctattagctatttttattaaattagcTACTAGTTAGCTAACTATTTACTAGCTATCTAATTCTACTATCAAATTTTTAGTCAGCTAACTATTCGTTCTAGTACATTCAAACATTCTCTAACCATCTGGTAAATACAAGCACCATATCTCTTCCTTATCACACAGTCATCAGAAAATGAAAGAAAAAAATGCTAGCAATATACATGACGGGAATTGAAGAAAAATGTTAGCACACAGATTTCACCTCGGCAGGATCTTGAGATGTGACACTATCTCCACGAGAAGCTACTTCAGTCTCAGTGTAATAGCTCTTCTCCAGCATGCGCGAGGACCTGCCGATGCTGGCGAGCGCAAACAAGATGAGCAGGGCAAAGACGGTTGCAAGCCACATCTCGAAGACAAAGAAGGCGATACGACGGAGATAGGCCTTCTGGAGTCCCATGACCTTGTCTGCGAAAGATGAAGTCGGAGAGGAGAGGTGAAATGGGTTTTCAAGTGAACAAGGGATATGAGACTGAACTTGAGGGTACATTTATAAGAGGATTTGTATGTATAATATTCGTTAATATACATCAAATAAATGTGGCCGATTTTACTTAGGTGCAGACAAAATTGTTAGTTTCACCCTTTTTAATTTAAGGTGGCAGCATGCCATCTATCTTTTAGATAGATACTACTACCTATAGTCATAGAAGTGCTGATATATTTTGGCATCTTTCGTGCATGTCTTTTCACCGATAACATGTCCTAGAATGCAATTTTGAAACCCTCTAAATTTATGATATTCTGCAAGTGGTTTTCGATACGGACCTGCGCAAATATTATGCATCTCTCCAAACTATAAAATTGGAAAGGTAGTGGGTGTTGGTGTTTATAGTTCTAGATATGACCAAATATTGTCCCAAATCCGTTCCTTTTTATTTGTCGTCTGTTAGAGCACCTCCAACAGACTCGCTAATCATCCATGGCTCGTAAAAAAACCACGTAAAAACCGGATCCAACCGTCTCGCCATCTTCCTCGCTTATCTATCTCCCTCGGTATCACGTTCATTTCCCTGGCTATCTTTGCCGAGGTGCTCCAACTCGCCATTTTGTGCCAGCTCGATCTCCTGCCCTCCCGCTCTCGCGCTTTTCCAATCTCGCGCCATCCAGGTCACGCAACTGTGTTGTGTATGTGCTTTTGTGCCCTCGCCGTCGTTTAGAGCCCGCCGCCTGCCATATTCTTCTCGCCGCTGCAATCTTCCATCTCAATGTTTCGGCTGTCGCGACCCATCGCATAGAGAGTGGAGAAACTGGGATTTGCACCGGATCTGCAAAGAGGACTTCACATTTTCTCCCAGGAAGGGGGAAGAAGACCAATGTCGCATGGATGGAGAAATCGCTGAATCCACCATCAGATCGATGCACCATCGGGTGATTCCTCTCACAATCGAAGATGGGATGCTAGAGGATGTGCGAAATGGAAGCCAATTCGATGGTGAGTTCTACTTTATTTCTGAATGAAAATTATTTAAGAAGTTGTTGAGTCTGTATTGCCATTGTGTTCATGTATTTAAAGGAACCTGATAATTTATAGCATTCCTTATTATAAATCTCTGGCTAGTAACTGCAACAGCGGCGCCATTTGTCTGTTAAAGTAAAGTAATTGGCGTGTGCACCTGCTTGAGCGTCAGGCAAGGAGTGGGCGAGGCACTTTTTTAGCTGGTGATGTGAGGTTTGCTGGTGGTAGCTGGAAGCGACAGGGAGACATTCCATGTCTTGAGATCTTCCCAAACAAACGCGCCAATTACACTGCTCCTTTGTGCTCTGTTTCCTATAGAGAAACTAATGGCGACATGCTTGCTTAGTCCTGCTTGATTAAGTGAAGTGTG
This genomic window contains:
- the LOC103650845 gene encoding uncharacterized protein At4g15970; its protein translation is MLGLSCLQKVIEAFRVLAYGVPADALDEYIRIGESTTLEALRKFVVDVVEVFGPEYMRLPTEHDTARLLAIGASRGFPDKVMGLQKAYLRRIAFFVFEMWLATVFALLILFALASIGRSSRMLEKSYYTETEVASRGDSVTSQDPAESEFADLARLLPKVATDDRTVIITSVNEAFARPDSLLGLFRESFQAGEGIGHLLNNVLVVAVDAKAFSHCRAVHPHCYLLEVKTIDLSSANNYMSEAYIELVWTKLSLLQRILELGYNFLFTDVDIVWFRNPFRHISVFADMTTSSDVFYGDADGLDNWPNTGFFYVKATSRTVEMLRRWRAARARFPANHEQAIFNDIKHELARDLGARVQFLDTARFGSFCRIFHIDMAAACTMHANCCVGLGNKLHDLRDVLRQWKNYTGLTPQAKKSQKFIWKDPAKCGTPDKRKRTHESEKCTTSASIV